The following proteins are encoded in a genomic region of Shinella zoogloeoides:
- a CDS encoding c-type cytochrome, with amino-acid sequence MNSYVNMGVGALLGTVFVLMSVSIASEGIFHSGAPEKEGFAIVAEETGGEAAGGEEAAKAVPIATLLASADAGAGETVFKKCASCHTGEKGGPNKVGPNLWDVVNRPIASHEGFSYSAGMTTFSEGHKVVWDFDHLNFFLEAPKKHVPGTAMGFAGLKKDDERANLIAYLRTLSDNPAPLPTASSEGAAATEGAAPAEGGAATEGGAAATQDGAATPAEGGAATTTEGAAPAEGGATQGTTTEQPAAQ; translated from the coding sequence ATGAACTCTTATGTGAACATGGGCGTGGGTGCCCTTCTGGGCACCGTCTTCGTACTGATGTCCGTGTCGATCGCTTCTGAAGGCATTTTCCATTCGGGCGCTCCCGAGAAGGAAGGCTTCGCGATCGTGGCCGAGGAAACGGGCGGCGAGGCAGCGGGCGGCGAAGAAGCCGCGAAGGCCGTTCCGATCGCGACCCTGCTCGCCAGCGCCGACGCGGGCGCAGGCGAAACCGTCTTCAAGAAGTGTGCGAGCTGTCACACCGGGGAGAAGGGCGGACCGAACAAGGTCGGCCCCAACCTCTGGGACGTCGTCAACCGCCCGATCGCCTCGCATGAGGGCTTCAGCTATTCCGCAGGCATGACCACCTTCTCCGAAGGCCACAAGGTCGTCTGGGACTTCGACCACCTGAACTTCTTCCTCGAAGCACCGAAGAAGCACGTTCCGGGCACCGCCATGGGCTTCGCCGGCCTCAAGAAGGACGACGAGCGTGCCAACCTGATCGCCTACCTGCGCACGCTCTCCGACAATCCCGCGCCGCTGCCGACCGCTTCGAGCGAAGGCGCTGCCGCGACGGAAGGCGCAGCCCCCGCTGAGGGCGGCGCGGCCACCGAAGGCGGCGCTGCGGCAACGCAGGACGGCGCGGCGACCCCGGCCGAAGGCGGCGCGGCAACCACGACCGAGGGCGCAGCTCCAGCCGAGGGCGGCGCGACGCAGGGCACCACGACGGAACAGCCGGCCGCTCAGTAA
- a CDS encoding 3-deoxy-manno-octulosonate cytidylyltransferase has translation MNRANFDKSLVLIPARMASTRLPGKPLADIAGLPMIVQVARRAAAADVGRVVVAVDHQDIFDAVVAAGFAAVMTRVDHQSGSDRIHEALTKSDPEGRAEFVINVQGDLPTIDPETIRAALRPLENAATDIATLTTEISDEHEKTNPNVVKIVGSPVGESRLRALYFTRATAPYGNGPLYHHIGLYAYRRKALETFVTLPPSTLERRESLEQLRALEAGMRIDAEIVDTVPLGVDTPADLEKARAMLAAHPI, from the coding sequence ATGAATCGCGCCAATTTTGACAAGAGCCTCGTCCTCATTCCCGCGCGCATGGCCTCGACCCGGCTTCCCGGCAAGCCGCTCGCCGACATTGCGGGCCTGCCGATGATCGTGCAGGTTGCGCGCCGGGCCGCCGCGGCCGATGTCGGCCGTGTCGTCGTCGCCGTCGATCACCAGGACATCTTCGACGCCGTCGTCGCGGCGGGCTTTGCCGCGGTGATGACCCGGGTCGACCACCAGTCCGGCTCCGACCGCATCCACGAGGCGCTGACCAAGAGTGACCCGGAAGGCCGCGCCGAGTTCGTCATCAACGTCCAGGGCGACCTGCCGACCATCGACCCGGAAACCATCCGCGCCGCCCTGCGCCCGCTGGAGAACGCCGCGACCGATATCGCGACGCTGACGACCGAGATCAGCGACGAGCACGAGAAGACCAATCCCAACGTGGTCAAGATCGTCGGCTCGCCTGTCGGCGAAAGCCGCCTGCGCGCCCTCTATTTCACGCGCGCGACCGCGCCCTACGGCAACGGCCCGCTCTACCACCACATCGGCCTTTATGCCTATCGCCGCAAGGCGCTGGAGACCTTCGTGACGCTGCCGCCCTCGACGCTGGAAAGGCGGGAATCGCTGGAGCAGCTTCGGGCGCTGGAGGCCGGCATGCGCATCGACGCGGAGATCGTTGACACCGTTCCGCTCGGTGTCGATACTCCCGCGGACCTCGAAAAGGCCCGCGCGATGCTCGCCGCCCATCCCATCTGA
- a CDS encoding prephenate dehydratase — protein sequence MITKTNKIAFQGEFGANSDMASRDMFPNMEPLPCQTFEDAFLAVENGDADLGMIPIENTIAGRVADIHHLLPESRLHIVGEYFMPIRFQLMVLPGVTKDEVRTVHSHIHALGQCRKIVRLNGWKPVIAGDTAGAAKLVSETGDRTMAALAPRLAADLYGLSIIAENVEDTESNVTRFVVLSRDPVPVVRDGDETIVTTFVFNVRNIPAALYKAMGGFATNGINMTKLESYQIGGKFYATQFYADIEGHPDDLPVRRALEELRFFSEKVRILGTYRAHPMRSAF from the coding sequence ATGATCACGAAGACCAACAAGATCGCCTTCCAGGGCGAGTTCGGCGCGAATTCCGACATGGCGAGCCGCGACATGTTCCCGAACATGGAGCCGCTGCCCTGCCAGACCTTCGAGGATGCGTTCCTTGCCGTCGAGAACGGCGATGCCGATCTCGGCATGATCCCGATCGAGAACACGATTGCCGGCCGCGTCGCCGACATCCATCATCTTCTGCCGGAATCGCGCCTGCACATCGTCGGCGAATATTTCATGCCGATCCGCTTCCAGCTCATGGTGCTGCCGGGCGTGACGAAGGACGAGGTCCGCACGGTCCACAGCCATATCCACGCGCTCGGCCAGTGCCGCAAGATCGTCCGCCTCAACGGCTGGAAGCCGGTGATCGCGGGCGACACGGCGGGCGCGGCCAAGCTGGTCTCGGAGACCGGCGACCGCACCATGGCGGCGCTCGCCCCGCGCCTTGCCGCCGACCTCTACGGCCTGTCGATCATCGCCGAGAATGTCGAGGACACGGAGAGCAACGTCACCCGCTTCGTCGTGCTCTCGCGCGATCCGGTGCCGGTCGTGCGCGACGGCGACGAGACCATCGTCACCACCTTCGTCTTCAACGTGCGCAACATCCCCGCCGCGCTCTACAAGGCGATGGGCGGCTTCGCCACCAACGGCATCAACATGACGAAGCTGGAAAGCTACCAGATCGGCGGCAAGTTCTACGCCACGCAGTTCTATGCCGATATCGAGGGCCATCCGGACGACCTGCCGGTGCGCCGCGCGCTGGAGGAACTGCGCTTCTTCTCGGAAAAGGTCCGCATCCTCGGCACCTATCGCGCGCATCCGATGCGCAGCGCGTTCTGA
- the nudC gene encoding NAD(+) diphosphatase — translation MKPSLFDLYRPHPEPSTMVAFAENSLDRQSEHRAPDCLEQAFKAENVHAFALAGGKLVVKHDEKIIDPLFAPYELAELGPMPEDAILLGYLKNGEPRLAIPVTADPDTLQEPLKAADGRTLYRQQMLDDDLLGQFAQASSLMTWNGNNRFCGKCGSPTRSEIGGYRRVCEACNHTIFPRTDPVAIMLVIDLERDLCLLGRSPHFPEGMYSCLAGFLEPGETIEHTVRRETFEESGIKVGRVRYHASQPWPMPHSLMIGCYGEAISFDIRRDETELEDCRWFTREETAAMVARGALSGVAPGMTTPPPKGAIAHRLMRDWLDWDD, via the coding sequence ATGAAGCCATCGCTTTTCGATCTCTACCGCCCGCATCCGGAACCCAGCACCATGGTGGCCTTTGCGGAAAACAGCCTCGACCGCCAGTCGGAGCACCGCGCGCCGGACTGCCTGGAGCAGGCTTTCAAGGCGGAGAACGTGCATGCCTTCGCGCTGGCCGGCGGCAAGCTGGTCGTCAAGCACGACGAGAAGATCATCGATCCGCTCTTTGCGCCCTACGAGCTCGCCGAACTTGGGCCGATGCCCGAGGACGCCATCCTGCTCGGCTACCTGAAGAACGGCGAGCCGCGGCTGGCGATCCCCGTCACGGCCGATCCCGATACGCTGCAGGAGCCGCTGAAGGCGGCCGACGGACGCACGCTCTACCGCCAGCAGATGCTCGACGACGACCTGCTCGGCCAGTTCGCCCAGGCCTCCAGCCTGATGACCTGGAACGGCAACAACCGCTTCTGCGGCAAGTGCGGTTCGCCGACCCGCTCGGAGATCGGCGGCTACCGCCGCGTCTGCGAGGCCTGCAACCACACGATCTTTCCGCGCACCGACCCGGTCGCCATCATGCTGGTCATCGATCTCGAGCGGGACCTGTGCCTGCTCGGCCGCTCGCCGCATTTCCCGGAGGGCATGTATTCCTGCCTCGCCGGCTTCCTGGAGCCGGGCGAGACGATCGAGCATACCGTGCGCCGCGAGACCTTCGAGGAATCCGGCATCAAGGTCGGCCGCGTGCGCTACCACGCCTCGCAGCCCTGGCCGATGCCGCATTCGCTGATGATCGGCTGCTATGGCGAGGCGATCTCCTTCGACATCCGCCGCGACGAAACGGAACTGGAGGACTGCCGCTGGTTCACCCGCGAGGAGACGGCGGCGATGGTGGCGCGCGGCGCGCTGTCGGGCGTCGCGCCCGGCATGACGACGCCGCCGCCGAAGGGCGCCATCGCGCACCGGCTGATGCGCGACTGGCTCGACTGGGACGACTGA